A segment of the Brienomyrus brachyistius isolate T26 chromosome 4, BBRACH_0.4, whole genome shotgun sequence genome:
GAGGGTGCTGAGGACCAGTGGGGTGGGTCAGGCTCATACCTCTAGCCCAGCGGTACTCTgagtcactgtgtgtgtgccctaAACCTCATCTCCCCTGCAGGCGAGCTCTGAGCAGGACCGGCTGCAGGATGTTCTGGCCAAGTCCGATCACATGATGGCGATGGTGAAAGATTTATTTGGGGATGCTCCTCCCAGGCAGACCGGTACCCTTCCATCCTAGTGCTTTGGATTCCCACCCCTCCGGTTCTGCTCTGACCCCATCCCCTGCTGGCTCTCAGGCTTCCCAAGTGTGACCATGGCCCTGGACTGCGAGCCTGCCTCTGAGCCGGTGCTGCTGCTGGATccgtcaggaacaggaggccaTGGACTGGAGCCGCTGGCTCGTGACGTGGCTGTGAGCAGGTCTGTCTGTAATGCGAGGTTCACATGGCTGTGTTGAACCTCCAGGTCTCATGTTGCCTTCTGACCCTATGTCTGTGGACTACTGCAGGTGTCCTGTCCAAGATCTGTGTCATGGCCGACCTCTCAGCCCTGATGCCCCGGGTGTGTCTCTCAGCTGCCCCCAGAGCCCCTCTGTGCCCCAATGTGGTATGTGCCCTCAGTGCTGTTCTGTGCTGTTTTCCCAGCTGAGCcctgcctcaccccccccccccccccccatctgcagcCCTCAACGCCACCCCTGTGGTCCAGAAGCTGTTGCCACAGGTTCCCCCGGACAAGGATGACCCCACTGCTtccctggtgtcatgtgtattGAACATGGGGCCTGTTTCTCCAACGCCAGGTAATTGCTGCTCCATGCTGGTGGACAGGCCTGGCTGTTAACTGGCAATAGCCACCAGCTGGTTTGTTCCTGTGCAGGGAAgaggaccagcagggggcagtgtgccAACTTCTCCAGGTTGAGCAGCTCAGACATGCGCTCCTCAAGTGGAGGCTGCTCCAGTCTGGAGGTGCTGCAGGCCAGGCTGAAGAAGATGGAACTGCAGCTGGACTCCTTGGGCCCTTCTGCTTCAAGGGCTTCTGAGGACCAGCAAGGGGATGCCACCCTAAGTGGATTCTCCACAGCGCTGGTGGCCATCTTGGGCCGCCTGGTCCAACACCTCTGCAGGGTACAgactgtgtgcgtctgtgtgtgcagACACCCAGAGAGGGGGTCTTCCCTGTCAGTGACAGCGATGTACCCGTTTGCCCAGAGCCATGAGGAGGTGCAGAAGGAGGTTACAATAAGGAGGCGTCTGGAGGAGCAGCTCGGAGAGCAACAGCAGCTGATTGATGCTCTTACTGCAGAATCTCTCCTGCTTCATCGGGACAACACCACTCTGCAGGTAGGTCTGGGTACCGCAACTTCCTCCTTGTTACCAGGGGATCTGCACAGCACTAAGCAGTCTGATGCTCTGTCTGACTACAGAAGCATGTGAAAGATCTGGACAAGCGCCTGGGTACACTGGTGCTGGCACTGGAAGAACGGGGTAGAATGGGGCCTGAAGCTGAGCCCAGAACTTGTCTCCATGGCCGTGAAGACACCTGCACAGATGCGCACAGATTGCAGTTGAGCAGTGCTGTGTCTCCTGAGAAGGACCTGCGAGAGGTGTCATCTCCATTCCCAGCAGTACTGCTTTCACCCCCCCGCCAGACTGACAGCTGCTCCTCCCACACTGAAGGTAAGTGCTACAGCCTGctttagggaggggggggtgctgagTTTCTCAGTGGAGTTCAGCTGAGAAcctggtgccccctacaggatagCTGTTGATTCGAAGCAGCTGCTCTGCTAAATGACTGAGTTCTCCTCCTTTGCTTTTTATTTTAGTGGCAATAGGTGAGCTGCTGCAGTACCAGGCCACATCCAGTGTGGGGTGTCAGGAGGTAGTGGAATATGACGAGTCCATGGCTTCCAGCTGCTCATTCATGAGCTTGCCTTGCCATGGCTTTGCCCACAGCTCCACCTCCAAGCTGGACCCGGTGCCACTGCAGCTCAGGCAGGCGTCACAGCAGAATCCGCTGATGCCAGCCCCGAGTGTGGCTGGTAGGACTGCACAGCGCCCAGCACAGGTCTGATATGTTCTGTCAGTCAATCAGCTGGGAACCTTTCAATGGGGAGACGTTTCACCATTGGCCTGTATTAATGTGCATCTTGCCAAAAGGAGGGACACTCTGTGGAACAGCAGCTCCTGGAGTTGAACAGGCGCAGTGTGGAGGCACGAAGCAGACTGCTCTTGCTCATTGAGGAGCAGAGGCAGGCCATCGGGGGTGGGGTTTCTCCCTGCATCTCTCCCATCCCCTCTGCGAGGCCCCCTGGGGTATCCACCTTGCTGCCTGTGCCTGAAGCAGAGCCGTAGGTGTGTGGCCCATCCAGAGACTGTTAGCACCGGGGGCAGGGCCAGACACTTTCTGGTGTTGGATAGAGTACTGGCTGGCTTTCAGATTCACAGCAGGGTGCTCTGGCTGGGAGAACCACTGGATTATTAACCTATAGACCCAGTGACAGGGTGCGGTAGCTGTGTCAGGGCGGATGCAGGGTGCCGTCTATGGTGACCTTCTTCCCCTCTACAGGCTCTCCAGGAGGATGGGGCAGGCTGGGCCACCAGGCAGTGCCGCGCTGTAGAGGATGACCCTGCTGGCTTGATGACCACAGGAGCTTGTTCATAGCACTTACTGTACAGTCATGATTAAATGTTTTACTGGCAAATTCTGTTCTCTGTAGTTTAATATATGCCTCACCAAGATATTATGGCCATGCTGGTTCTTGGCTGTTGCATGTCTCCTTTTTGTACCATCCTGTCGTCCTCAAGTTTTCATTCAAATGTTTCTCAAACTTTATTGAACATGCAGAAAGCCATTTAAAAAGACTGAGTATGACATTTCTTCATACATTCTAAAGATGTAAAAATAACACCATGATTCTTTGAGGATACAACATACAGGTTTTTCTTTACAAAATATATTTAACTAAAAACTATTCGATTAGaagttaaaatatttacaataacGCAAACATTTCGTAGAGCACCTGTGCAGTATGTGACCACAGAAGGAGGATCAGTTGTGTGTCTTATGTGCTGCAGTGCAAACACATTCCAGATCTTTAGGGATCCTGCCCTTGGGCTGGTTGTGTAACCTCTGTCTCCTACAACCATTCGCATTTTATTGTAAACTAAAATCTTAGATTCACTGAGGCAGCCTGAACAGTGTGCAGTGGCAGGGATCTCACAGCACCTCACAGTCACTCTTGGCCATGGCTGAGATCCAGCTGCGTTTATAAACAAATGTGACATCACACTGTGGCCCCAGGCTCCTAAGCAGGAAGCAGACACCAGCCTCCTCAAGCTGGGCGGAGCTATTGCCAGCCAATGGTAGCAGCTTCAGCTCTGTCTCCCTCACCCAGacacacccctccccctcccataGCACCTGCCCCCCCACTTTCCGTAGCTCTACCAGGCCGCTGCTCCCCAGGCCCAAGACACGGATACAGCGTGGCTCTGCTGCCTGGAACCACTGCCCGTCCTGATAACCATGGCAGCAGAGGCGCACCAGTGCCAGCGTGGCGTCCGAGAAGCAGAAACGAAACGTCTCCTCCAGTCCATCATCGATAGCAACGGGCCCAGAGACGCTGCGCGCCCAGCAGAGGTGGGCCCCGCCCTTTGGCAGCCACAGTGCCACTGGGTGAAGCAGGAAGCCATGGTGCTCACcaggcagcaggtggcgcttTAGTGCTTGCACTGTGTCCTCATGCAGCGGCAGTAAGCTGGGCAGCTCCAGTGCCGCTGGGTTGAACTCCAGCACTGCCAGAAGCCTTTGCCTCATGCCAGCGTCAAAGGAGTCAGACCCGAAGGCAGGCTGGCTCAGGGCACGCTGCACTGCCTCAGTGAGCAGGGCCAGGtctggtgagggggggggtacCTAGCGTCGTGGGACACACCCGCTCCAGCAGCCGCATCACAGCCTGGCATATGGTGTGGTACTGCGACGCCAGTGATGGAGATGGCAGAGGCAGGCCGGCCAGCACGCGGGTGATGGCTCTGCAGGGCACGCCACAGAAGCGCGTGACCCTGCGTAGCACACGTGGCCTGCAGCTGACCGCCACTCCTTGGGGGTGAGAAGGACCGAGCAGCTGCAGGCTGTCCCGCTGGGGGTACAGGTCCCGCAACAGCTGGGCCAGCACCGGCACAGCCTCCAGGAGTCCCCTGGCTCTGCACTCACCATCCCAGCACTCCTCCAGCtctgccagcagctctgcctccgCCCGACCTCCGGCCACACCCCGCAGCCGCTGCACCACCCCCAGAAGCCCCTCCCATGGCTCCGCCCACTGCCACACCCACGGCTCCTCCACCATCTCTGCCAGCATGTCCCACATCAGAAAGGTGAAGATGTGCCCTGCCCTGACGTGGGTGTGGCtgccctgcaggaggcgctccgCTTCTCCCAGCAGCTCCAGCAGCAGGGTCCCCCTCCGGGAGAGCCGTATACCTGCCAAGCAGCAGAAAGAACACATTCGTTCTGAAAACGGTGTGCAGAATTTTGTTACAGTTTCCGGGTTGAACGATGTTTCCCCGGAGCAGTGAGAAATGGTGTGCAACTAGAGGTACGTTTTCTCTTGTTTGGTGGGTGCTACTCAATCAGCAACAACACTGATATAAGCCAGTTGCAATGCTTGCATAACACAACACACTACTGTCTCCGTTTTAAGTAAAGGTTGGGAAACCCTGATCTTGGAGTGCTGATAttcagcaggttttccatcTTACCTGGATCTCAGACAGATAGTAACTTATCAGGTCGAACAGAAAACCTGCAAGACAGcagcactccaggatcagggctgCCTACCTCCAGTTTAAAAAAACTATTTGCAGCTTATCATCAGAGCTGAACGTAGCACAGGCTTAACTGGCTGGAAGCTGCCTGAAAAAGCTGCTTTGAGGGGTGCAGATAGGGGGTCCTTACAGAAACTCCTGGGGAGAGGAAGGATGATTCAGTAATGCCAACCTCTGTGCAACTGGCACCAGTCCGAGCAGAGTGATTGACATGTTGTGTAACACTGCTGCACACATACCCTGCGTGTCGCACTGCTGTAGTCTCCGGAGCAGCCGGCCCACGTCCTGTGTCTTTTCCAGGAAGAGCTCCACCAGTGCTGCCAGCTGGGCCACGTCGTCTATGCGCGCCTTCTCCAGGAGGCGCTCTCGCACATCCCCCCACCGCAGCCCCAGCGCCACGCCTAACTCGCACATGTTGAACTGTGGTGCAGCCTCTGTGGCCATGCCAAGCAGCGCCATGGCCTCCTGCAGCACATCTGTGACACATGGACATGTGATCAAGGTCATGCCTCGAGCTACTCAGATAAACCCCCTTGATAACTCCACCCACCTTTTCCTTCACTGGCTTCCCAGGACCCCACACGGTCAGATGTCAGACTACGTGGCATGTCCTGTGTCCATGCGTCTCCAGTAGACCAATCCGTCATGGCAGCGGCTCCGCTCTCTGCCACAGCCACAGAGCAATGACCGGCGGGTGTTTCAGGGCATGAGGTCGGCCCCCAGCCCTGCAGCTCGGCGCCCAGCTGCGGGTCCTCCTGGCACAGCGCCTTGTAGAAGGCAGTACAGGCCCGCTCGCCCTTGGACAGGCAGCTGAGCAGCAGCCGTTGGCTCTGCTGGAATGGGGTGGGCTCAGCTTGCTGCGAGTCCAGCTCCAGCTGTGTCAGGATCCCACTAGAGAAGAGCTGAAGCGACACGGGCAGCACGGACACCCCCAGGCGCTTGCACAGCACCCCCAACTGCGTTCGCAGCCTGTACACTGAAaaacacaggcacactcactcacactgaTTCACGGTGCAGATGGGCTGACGTGGACACCACTTCCTAACCTGTCTGCTCACCTGAGGGTCCACACTGGAAGGCTGCAGTAAACAGGAGACAGAAAAGCACATGAGCCCCTTATATGCAGAGGGCACCCCCACCTGGGCAGGAGGGTGAATTGCACAGAAATCTACTCCTATGGCAACACTACTGCCGCCTACTATATGTCTGAGCGTGTAACACGGTATAACATGCAGACGCAATCCAAGGAGTACGAGTGGCTCACTGACGCGCGTCCAGTACAGAGATGCTCACCTTCCAGTCCGCCTTGGAGGTCTGCAGTAGAGACAGGAGAGGGACAGACCATAAGTATCATGTGAGCAGACcctgccccctcctcctcccagcAATGGCGGTGCATTGTTACCTGTGCAGCTATGCAGCCAGGCGCGCAGGCGGGGGTAGTTGCTCTGACATGCCTTCAGGCAATCCAAGAACTGCCCAGCCTGCTCATCATCCATTTGGGCCTGGACCACCTCCAGGAGGCGCCGTGCACGGTCGGCAGCCGTGCGCTCCGCCTGCACCAGCTGGTAGCTGTCGCGGGGCAGCAGGTTCTTGGCCAGCATGCAGTCCAGCAGCGGTGCCGTGTTGTACAGtgcgtccaccagcagctcctgGGCCGCCTGCAGGTGCACCTTCACCTGGGCTGCTTGCAGGGGTGGTGCCGCCGAGTCTACGGGAGCCACAGCCAGTGGGTTAACAAAGCACagagcattggggggggggggcggttaataatcacaattgCTGGAGCCTGTGTGGAAAAGCCCATTGGAGGGATATTTGGATGGATAGTGGAATATCATTCTTTCCATCTGAACGACTTTATTTTTGGGTCTTTCCATGTCAAATTGTCACACTTTCGGGCCTCATCGTCACGGATTTTAACGAACCTTGGTAGgctgatttggtcacatgagtaACTCATAAAACTGAAATTGGGCGAGTGTGGGATCAATACTGAGGGAGATTTAAGCAAACAaagttttttacttttttggggGGGACTGTGAATTTGACTGGCTATATTTACTTCAATACAAGCTGCACAGATATGGTCCTTAAATAGTTTTAAAGCTATTGTCCAGCTCAATAGATTGAATAAATAATATGCCGTCCCCATATGAATAATAACCgagtaaaatatttaaaattcaataattaaaaaaaaaacctatatttcaaaattgatacattttttTACTAAAGCTAGATCATAATGTCATGAACATCTCCAGAAATTTTGGTCTTTGGATTTTGAGTTGTTGCTGAGATATCATTACTCATCTGAAGTGTGTATCAGAACCACAGTTCCTTACATTGCTGTTAGCAGTAGCAGAATAGCAGTTAGTGCATGCATGGTACAgggttattatttttcatgacaTCTACAACTATTGCCAGAACTAGCCATGGcaatataaattaaattaaaacattttaaattgctATTAATAATGAAGAAAAAGACAATATTTCCAAAGTAAGtggaaaaatattaatttaatttgttaATTAATGGTACAATCAGAATAGGGGGACATGGGACATTTGCGAGGTTACATTCCAGAACCCGTCACGAATGAGGATGATTCGCGGATGCTTGGTACAGTCACTAAAAATGGTAATATGTGCTTATTTCTATAGTTTAAACCCTAAATATGACCTCAGTCATACTCCCAAAacactttaatttaatttaaaaaacaaatgtttggtgTAAAAATAGAGTACAGTATCGCCGGATTTTTGTCACACTagcacatttacagtacagtacactAATGTTACCCCTACTAATTCACAGAACTCGGCATTCATTGGCTGCCGTTTTCTTTGCATTCACAGGAAGGTAAAATGAGTAAACGAGCGGGACTGTAAACTTACTGACAGAAGTCATATATGTAACCAAGGTACAATTCAATAAAATACGTAAAGGAAACATGTAAATGTAATTTTTGCGGATCTGTGAATTTGTGAATCACAAAGCGCAAATGCACAGGAGCTGACTGTACTCTCAATTTACTGTATAGTCCAGCAGAGATTTTGATGCAGCTATTGAGTCTTTGCTTGAAACTGTGTATGTCCGCCCTGTTGCTGTCACAGGTTCATCTACTAAAAGCACATTCTGATGATCCATAACAAGTCTATCAGGATGGCATAGGAATGAATAGGATGGAGATGGTCCATGAGGATGTAAAAAGCTCAGTCTCATCGTCTCAGCTCTCCAGTGCTGGGCATAGTTTCTTCAACACAGCCTAGCCACTAATTATCATCATATGCAGCCACAACATAACCTTTGATGCTTGCAAAGTCGAGTGATTCTCTCAGTGTGCACTTACACTGGACCGATTTGCACACCTCACTCACCTCTGATGAATGCAGGGCATTTATTAGTCATATTTACTAGCCATGTGGGTCTTTTAAATAGTATGGTAAGTACATGTGTCTGCAATGACATTAATGAAGCTTTCCTTAAATTTCAGTGTAGCATATTTGTAACCTTAATTAATGTTATTACTTACACCTCTGCTTGTTATACTATTTCATGTCAGTTCGGCCCATTAGTGATATGAAACCATGTGACGTTACATTTATATCAAGATATCtcagcaacaaccaaattgtcTGGAGATGTTTAGGACATTATGAGAtagatttaataaaaaaaattgatcaattttgaaatataggttttttgttattgaattttTTATATTGTAATCAGTTATTACATAGTAATTATTCATATGGGGACAGCATATGAGGACCATATTCAATATGTCAATATGAGGACCATCAAAGTcatagctcccccccccccctaaaaaaaaagttaaaacttTGTTTGCTTAAATCTCCCCCAATATTGATCCCAGATACGcccaatttcagtttcatgagttactcatgtgaccaaatcCGCTGCCAAGTTTAATTAAAATCCGTGACAACGAGGTCCGAAagtgtgatgatttgacatggaaTGACGCTTTTGCAAATCAATTCTAACACAAAAGTATAGATTTTTATTTGGTAATTTATATGTTCATATTCTTACAGAGAGTTACACATTAAACTACTACTGGGCAGGACCCCCATATGGGGGGAGAAAGGGGAAGGGGTCCACATACTAAGTAACCCCCTCCCTTGGACTGGCACTGATACCAACACTTGATCGCATAGTAATTAGATCGAAAAGAAAATCAGTTGTGTCGCCCATTCCTAGCCTGGGGTGCAAAGAGTGCATTCAGCACGTGATGGGCCACTTACTAATGCGTGACTTCAGTTCTGCTGGAGGCTCCATCGGCCCATCCAGATCTTTCCACTCTTTGTCTGATGACACAGAAAACGTTTATTATTGCATATATCAATCCTGATCTCATCTAAAACGGAGCTCAATGTAAAGTTCGATTAAATGAGCTTAGAATAACCGCAGATAAAGTTCTCACTACAGTGTAAATATTTAGCCTATTAGCACAAATTCCAGTGGTACACACGTCGGGTACACTTAAACGTCTTGGCATCGCTGTTATTCACTGGAAAAATCTGAACAAAATTTCAATGGACAAAAGATTTGCAATGAGAAGATAGTAGTCACCTGGCATCTCGGTTCACCGTCCACATCCAGTGCGATGTCTGCGATCGATTCTGAGCGTAACCCGTATTAACCCCAGAGCAGCCCCAGTTTACCCCAATACTGAAAGTGGATTCACACTTTTCACTTCCTCATTTCACGGCTCAGCTGAAAACCCAATACAACTGAGCTGACTAATGTCTATTGTGCACTTTGGTTACTGAAGCAAATATATCTACAAATGAATCTTACCATCCGGGCGGAAATTTTTCGGAACCGTGCGACTTTAGGGTCTCCCAGATGATATGCGGTTTCAGCGAAGAGTTCCGACCGACTGCTCAGTTTACGCCACTACATTTACCATAATGCTCTGCGCTGATACGTTCACTGTACGTCTGTGCGTGTGCCACTGTGCTTGTTGGCGGTTGCTGAGCAACCAGAAGCAACGAAGATGGTCTGGTTGGAGGGTCAGTCAAAACAAGTTGTCCTAGAAGGTAAAGTAGTTTTTTGAGAACTTTATTTACTTGAACAttagctaagatatgatagatgtTTAATTGCACCAAAAATCAAAAGACGTCCtgtaatgtttttttatttgatcCGGTAATAACACTTTTCGCCCTATTCCTATATCCACATACATACGACAGTTTTAAAGCTTAGTGAGCTGGTGACGCATTGAGTCTTTAATTTACACTGTTATTTTGTATTTGGCTACAAACAGTACCAGGTATTCCCACTTTCATTTCCACCTCATTAAAAAgcaataataacagtaatgaaATTAAAAATCGCAGTTTGTCCAGAGGACAGTGTTTTGTGCGTCTCCCCCTAAAGCCACAGACAGTCTGCAGATGAACCAGGAAACTGGAGCTGACCTGGAAGATCAGGCAGTGCCCTTGGGGTCCGTCACGCTGGGCAGCGCTGGTAGGAGCTGGGCTCCCCCTCACTTCTTCTTCCCCTTGCTGCTGCTCTGCTGATGGATCACAGGGCCTTTCTGCTTCTCTGTGCAGTGCGAGCAGGACAGCCAGGGATGGGGTGCCCTCTGGAGCACGCGTACTACGATCACGAGCAGCTATCGCGAGGCCCCGAAGTCAGCCCAGAGGCCAACATCCCCACCAACCTCCTCAGCCTGGAGTATCCTTCCtgccctgctctctctctctctctctctctctctctctctctcacacacacacacacacacacacacctctgggAGGTGCCCTTTTCCTTAATGCCTCAGTCACTCGTTCGGGTATGACTGTCGGCGTCGGGCCAACCTGCAGCTGCTGGAGGAGTCCACACTGACCTTCATCGCCGGGAACTTCCTTGTCTTCCTGGATGTGTGCACCAGGAAGCAGCGCTACATCAGCAGCTGCAGTGGAGAGGGCATTGGCGCCATCATGGTACCATTATGTGTGTGGTGTACCCTGGCTGGATTCTGGCAGGGTTCTGACTGGGCTCTGGCTGGGTTCTGGCTGGGCTTGGACTAGGTTCTGGCTGGGTTCTGACTGGACTCTGGCTGGGTTCTGGCTGGGCTTGGACTGGGTTCTGGCTGGAGTCTGACTGGGATCTAGCTGAGCTCTTGCTGGGTACTGACTAGGCTCTGACTGGGCTCTGGCTGGATTTTGGCTGGGTTCTGACTCGGCTCTGATTAGGCTTTGGCTGGGTTCTGACTCGGCTCTGATTAGGCTTTGGCTGGGTTCTGACTGGGATCTGGCTTGATTCTGATTGGGATCTAGCTGGGTTCTGGCTGGGAATTGACTAGGCTCTGGCTGGATTCTGGCTGGGCTTGGACTGGGTTCTGACTAGACTCAGATTGGGTTCTGGCTGGGGTCTGACTGAGATCTAGCTTGGTACTGGCTGGGTACTGATTATGCTCTGGCTGGATTCTGGCTGGGTTCTGGCTGGGATCTGGCTGGATTCTAACTGGGTACTGACTGGGCTCAGACTGTGTTCTGACTAGGCTCAGACTAGGTTCTGGCTGGGGTCTGACTGGAATCTAGCTGGGTTTTGGCTGGGAACTGACTAGGCTCTGGCTGGATTCTGGCTGAGTTCTGACTGGGCTCTGAATAGGCTTTGGCTGGGTTCTGACTGGGCTCTGATTAGGCTTTGGCTGGGTTCTGGCTGGGATCTGGCTGGATTCTGACTGGGTACTGACTGGGCTCAGACTGGGTTCTGACTAGGCTCAGACTGGGTTCTGGCTGGGTACTAACTAGGCTCTGACTGGGCTCTGGCTGGATTCTGGCTGGGATCTATCTGGGTACTGACTGGGCTCAGACTATGTTCTGATTAGGTTCAGACTGGGTTCTGGctagaaatttctcgaagtctgatgtttaagtgtttgacagaactttattattcgatgagctcaaagggaacagacactcagcaatcatgcgtctcgtgttctgctcaccgagcaacaaatgcatacatctcttatggcctaaaatgcgacagtcatctgacaaatcaaggacaagtcgAATATCTGGACATTCTTGGACATTTCTTCtactttttcaaggtccacctatcagcttagaacaagtctatctatttgggacttttccttttgctatattattctaggactcgttgttctctttttctacattttatattatccaataccatgcattcattttataatattttctgcaacagcttacttctcaggtcgtgcctttgctttgacctgggcctcttgttgaacaagcaatatatggcaaacatgttggttcctctatagaaaatataaatttcttacttaagcagatttgcattattgtttgatacattcaattaatgacaagtaaattacattgtttcaaccactatgtgtaaatcaacaacacattataaactcaattattaattactgattaggtaatgcattttgcataatcatctgtattccattattgattactgattagcataatcaagaattttctatcacactgGGTTCTGCCTGGGTTCTGACTAGGCTCTGACTGGGTTCTGATTGGGATCTAGCTGGTTTCTGGCTGAGTACTGACTATGCTCTGGCTGGATTCTGCCTAGATTCTGGCTGGGATCTGGCTGGATTCTGACTGGGTACTGACTGGGCTCAGACTGTGTTCTGACTGGGCTCTGGCTGGATTCTGGGTGGGTTCCGCTCAGGTTCTGACAGGGTTCTGTCTGGGCTCTGATTAGGCTTTTTGCTGGGTTCTGAATGGAATCTGGCTGGATTCTGACTAGGTACTGACTGGGCTCAGACTGGGTTCTGACTAGGCTCAGACAAGGTTCTGACTGGGATCTGGCTGGATTCTGGCTGGTTACTGATTGGGATCTAGCTGGGTTCTGGCTGGGTACTGACTAGGCTTGGCTGGGATCTGCCTGGATTCTGGCTGGATACTGACTGGGATCTGGCTGGGTTCCGCGCAGATCACACTCAGGTTCTGGCTGAGTTCTGACTGGACTCTGGATGGGTTCCACTCAGGTCCAGCTAAGGTTCTGGCTGGGTTCTGACTATGCTCAGACTGGGTTCTGGTTGGGATCTGGCTGGATTCTGACTGGGTACTGACTGGGCTCACACTGGGTTCTGACTAGGCGCAAACTGGGTTCTGGCTGGGATCTGGCTGGATTCTGGCTGGGTACTGACTAGGCTCACACTGTGTTCTAACAAGGCTCCGACTCGGTTCTGACTAGGCTCAGACTGGGTTCCGCCTGGGATCTAGCTGGGTTCTGGTTGAGTACTGACTATGCTCTGGCTGGATTCTGGCTAGATTCCGGCTGGGATCTGGCTGGATTCTGACTGGGTACTGACTGGGCTCAGACTGTGTTCTGACTAGGCTCTGGCTGGATTCTGGCTGGGTTCTGCCCAGGTTCTGACTGGGTTCTGACTGGGCTATGATTAGCCTTTGGCTAGGTTCTGAGTGGGATCTGGCTGGATTCTGACTAGGTACTGACTGGGCTCAGATTGAGTTCAGATTAGGCTCAGACTGGTTTCTGGCTGGGTTCTGGCAGGATTCTGGCTGGGTACTGACTAGGCTCTGACTAGACTCTGGCTGGATTCTGGTTGAGTTCCGCTCAGGTTCTGGCTGTGTTCTTACTGGGCTCTGATTAGACTTTGGCTGGGTTCTGGCTGGATTCTGACTAGGTACTGACTGGGCTCAGATTGAGTTCTGATTAGGCTCAGACTGGGTTCTGCCTGGGATCTGGCTGGGTACTGACTGGGCTCAGACTGGGTTCTGACTAGGCTCAGACTGGGTTCTGACTGGGATCTGGCTGGGTACTGACTGGGCTCAGACTGGGTTCTGACTAGGCTCAGAGTGGGTTCTGGCTGG
Coding sequences within it:
- the LOC125740198 gene encoding uncharacterized protein LOC125740198 isoform X2, whose product is MEPPAELKSRINSAAPPLQAAQVKVHLQAAQELLVDALYNTAPLLDCMLAKNLLPRDSYQLVQAERTAADRARRLLEVVQAQMDDEQAGQFLDCLKACQSNYPRLRAWLHSCTDLQGGLEAFQCGPSVYRLRTQLGVLCKRLGVSVLPVSLQLFSSGILTQLELDSQQAEPTPFQQSQRLLLSCLSKGERACTAFYKALCQEDPQLGAELQGWGPTSCPETPAGHCSVAVAESGAAAMTDWSTGDAWTQDMPRSLTSDRVGSWEASEGKDVLQEAMALLGMATEAAPQFNMCELGVALGLRWGDVRERLLEKARIDDVAQLAALVELFLEKTQDVGRLLRRLQQCDTQGIRLSRRGTLLLELLGEAERLLQGSHTHVRAGHIFTFLMWDMLAEMVEEPWVWQWAEPWEGLLGVVQRLRGVAGGRAEAELLAELEECWDGECRARGLLEAVPVLAQLLRDLYPQRDSLQLLGPSHPQGVAVSCRPRVLRRVTRFCGVPCRAITRVLAGLPLPSPSLASQYHTICQAVMRLLERVCPTTLGTPPLTRPGPAH
- the LOC125740198 gene encoding uncharacterized protein LOC125740198 isoform X1 is translated as MPDKEWKDLDGPMEPPAELKSRINSAAPPLQAAQVKVHLQAAQELLVDALYNTAPLLDCMLAKNLLPRDSYQLVQAERTAADRARRLLEVVQAQMDDEQAGQFLDCLKACQSNYPRLRAWLHSCTDLQGGLEAFQCGPSVYRLRTQLGVLCKRLGVSVLPVSLQLFSSGILTQLELDSQQAEPTPFQQSQRLLLSCLSKGERACTAFYKALCQEDPQLGAELQGWGPTSCPETPAGHCSVAVAESGAAAMTDWSTGDAWTQDMPRSLTSDRVGSWEASEGKDVLQEAMALLGMATEAAPQFNMCELGVALGLRWGDVRERLLEKARIDDVAQLAALVELFLEKTQDVGRLLRRLQQCDTQGIRLSRRGTLLLELLGEAERLLQGSHTHVRAGHIFTFLMWDMLAEMVEEPWVWQWAEPWEGLLGVVQRLRGVAGGRAEAELLAELEECWDGECRARGLLEAVPVLAQLLRDLYPQRDSLQLLGPSHPQGVAVSCRPRVLRRVTRFCGVPCRAITRVLAGLPLPSPSLASQYHTICQAVMRLLERVCPTTLGTPPLTRPGPAH
- the spice1 gene encoding spindle and centriole-associated protein 1, with product MSFRKATRSVHGPGKRPARQRKPPRPKLDWVSTVHDLTVHQATPEELSRRHELHRSRHQESAQRELRQRVLRTSGASSEQDRLQDVLAKSDHMMAMVKDLFGDAPPRQTGFPSVTMALDCEPASEPVLLLDPSGTGGHGLEPLARDVAVSRCPVQDLCHGRPLSPDAPGVSLSCPQSPSVPQCALNATPVVQKLLPQVPPDKDDPTASLVSCVLNMGPVSPTPGKRTSRGQCANFSRLSSSDMRSSSGGCSSLEVLQARLKKMELQLDSLGPSASRASEDQQGDATLSGFSTALVAILGRLVQHLCRSHEEVQKEVTIRRRLEEQLGEQQQLIDALTAESLLLHRDNTTLQKHVKDLDKRLGTLVLALEERGRMGPEAEPRTCLHGREDTCTDAHRLQLSSAVSPEKDLREVSSPFPAVLLSPPRQTDSCSSHTEVAIGELLQYQATSSVGCQEVVEYDESMASSCSFMSLPCHGFAHSSTSKLDPVPLQLRQASQQNPLMPAPSVAGRTAQRPAQEGHSVEQQLLELNRRSVEARSRLLLLIEEQRQAIGGGVSPCISPIPSARPPGVSTLLPVPEAEP